The following proteins are encoded in a genomic region of Pseudodesulfovibrio mercurii:
- the ftsH gene encoding ATP-dependent zinc metalloprotease FtsH — translation MNNHMKNLVIWAIIFILMVVLFNLFNQPPVPKDTPSYSEFLSMVDSGAVAQVKIQGQKITGLKSSGEQFQTYAPEDPKMIETLIAKGVEVKAEPPEDSPWYLTLLLSWFPMILLIGVWIFFMRQMQGGGSGGRGAMSFGRSKARLINEETAKVTFDDVAGVDEAKEELSEIVDFLREPRKFTRLGGRIPKGVLLVGGPGTGKTLLARAVAGEAGVPFFSISGSDFVEMFVGVGASRVRDLFAQGKKNAPCLIFIDEIDAVGRQRGAGLGGGHDEREQTLNQLLVEMDGFESNEGVILVAATNRPDVLDPALLRPGRFDRQVVVPSPDLRGRERILKVHCRKTPLSPEVNLEIIARGTPGFSGADLENLVNEAALGAAKLGKDRVDMNDFEEAKDKVMMGGRERRSLILSEEEKRTTAYHEGGHALVAKLLPGTDPVHKVSIIPRGRALGVTMQLPGEDRHNYSKAFLTNNMAVLMGGRVAEEVVLDQLTTGASNDIERATKTAHNMVCMWGMSDKLGPMSFGDNQEQVFLGRELIHNKNYGEETAKLIDSEVRRFVDEAYEKATSLIKDNREILDRIAMALLERETITGADIDLLMEGKPLPPMEPANHSGSSSAPSGAGSSGTASGYTADGRAAQPSGPGYEPVSEKPGESGDAGKSSGGSGDDFILDEGEGDGHDGDDGKNKLQ, via the coding sequence TTGAACAATCATATGAAAAATCTTGTCATCTGGGCGATAATCTTCATCCTGATGGTCGTCCTGTTCAACCTTTTCAATCAGCCGCCCGTGCCCAAGGACACGCCGTCCTACAGCGAGTTCCTGTCCATGGTGGACAGCGGCGCCGTGGCCCAGGTCAAGATCCAGGGCCAGAAGATCACCGGCCTGAAGAGTTCCGGCGAACAGTTCCAGACCTACGCTCCCGAAGATCCCAAGATGATCGAGACCCTCATCGCCAAGGGCGTGGAGGTCAAGGCCGAGCCGCCGGAGGATTCGCCGTGGTATCTGACCCTGCTGCTCTCCTGGTTCCCCATGATCCTGCTCATCGGCGTGTGGATTTTCTTCATGCGCCAGATGCAGGGCGGGGGCAGCGGCGGGCGCGGGGCCATGAGCTTCGGCCGGTCCAAGGCGCGGCTGATCAACGAGGAGACCGCCAAGGTCACCTTCGATGACGTGGCCGGCGTGGACGAGGCCAAGGAGGAACTCTCCGAGATCGTCGATTTTCTGCGCGAGCCGCGCAAGTTCACCCGTCTGGGCGGACGCATCCCCAAGGGCGTGCTCCTGGTGGGCGGCCCCGGCACCGGCAAGACCCTGCTGGCCCGGGCCGTGGCCGGAGAGGCGGGCGTCCCGTTCTTCTCCATCTCCGGTTCGGACTTCGTCGAGATGTTCGTCGGCGTGGGCGCGTCCCGCGTGCGCGACCTCTTCGCCCAGGGCAAGAAGAACGCCCCGTGCCTGATCTTCATCGACGAGATCGACGCCGTGGGCCGCCAGCGCGGCGCCGGCCTGGGCGGCGGTCACGACGAGCGCGAGCAGACCCTGAACCAGCTGCTCGTGGAGATGGACGGCTTCGAGTCCAACGAGGGCGTCATCCTGGTGGCCGCCACCAACCGCCCGGACGTGCTCGACCCGGCCCTGCTCCGGCCCGGCCGCTTCGACCGCCAGGTGGTCGTGCCCAGCCCGGACCTGCGCGGCCGCGAACGCATCCTCAAGGTGCACTGCCGCAAGACCCCGCTGTCCCCCGAGGTCAACCTGGAGATCATCGCCAGGGGCACCCCCGGCTTCTCGGGCGCGGACCTGGAGAACCTGGTCAACGAGGCGGCGCTCGGCGCGGCCAAGCTCGGCAAGGACCGGGTGGACATGAACGATTTCGAGGAGGCCAAGGACAAGGTCATGATGGGCGGCCGCGAGCGCCGTTCCCTGATCCTGTCCGAGGAGGAGAAGCGGACCACCGCCTACCACGAGGGCGGTCACGCCCTGGTGGCCAAGCTCCTGCCCGGCACCGACCCGGTGCACAAGGTCTCCATCATCCCCCGCGGGCGGGCGCTCGGCGTGACCATGCAGCTGCCCGGCGAGGACCGTCACAACTATTCCAAGGCGTTCCTGACCAACAACATGGCCGTGCTCATGGGCGGTCGCGTGGCCGAGGAGGTCGTCCTGGACCAGCTGACCACCGGGGCCAGCAACGACATCGAGCGGGCCACCAAGACGGCCCACAACATGGTCTGCATGTGGGGCATGTCCGACAAGCTCGGGCCCATGAGCTTCGGCGACAACCAGGAGCAGGTCTTCCTGGGCCGCGAACTCATCCACAACAAGAACTACGGCGAGGAGACGGCCAAGCTGATCGACTCCGAGGTCCGGCGCTTCGTGGACGAGGCCTACGAGAAGGCCACCAGCCTGATCAAGGACAACCGCGAGATTCTGGACCGCATCGCCATGGCCCTGCTGGAACGCGAGACCATCACCGGCGCGGACATCGACCTGCTCATGGAGGGCAAGCCGCTGCCGCCCATGGAGCCGGCCAACCACTCCGGCTCCTCGAGCGCACCCTCGGGTGCGGGTTCGTCGGGCACGGCCTCGGGCTACACCGCCGACGGCCGGGCCGCCCAGCCCTCTGGCCCCGGCTATGAGCCCGTGAGCGAGAAACCCGGCGAGTCCGGGGACGCCGGAAAATCCTCCGGCGGTTCCGGCGACGACTTCATCCTCGACGAGGGCGAGGGAGACGGACACGACGGGGACGACGGCAAGAACAAACTGCAATAA
- the argH gene encoding argininosuccinate lyase codes for MADKKMWGGRFSKGTAASMEAFSESVSFDRLLYAEDIRGSQAHARMLAKQGFLTEDEGRTLCEGLDRVKAEIESGEFVWKAAMEDVHMNVESRLTELIGPLGGKLHTARSRNDQVALDFRLHVAARLAGWQEKLAALITVYVDRAEEHKDTMLPGCTHFQPAQPVTLGHHLLAYCQMFKRDHERVADALKRVRVMPLGAAALAGTTHPVNPALVAEDLGLTETFANSMDAVSDRDFVVEAVFAGSLIMAHLSRMCEELIIWANPNFGYVKLPDQYSTGSSIMPQKKNPDACEIMRGKTGRVVGSLMGLLVLIKGLPMTYNRDMQEDKEPFFDADRTVSASLGIMADMLRLMEFVPEKMAQTVRRGFLNATELADYLAAKGVPFREAHHITGAAVAYAEGKGVGLEDLDLAELKRFSGEIGEDVYAVLDYHAAIERRITPGGTGPASVAAQIGALRAWLGSL; via the coding sequence ATGGCAGACAAGAAGATGTGGGGCGGGCGGTTCTCCAAGGGAACCGCCGCGTCCATGGAAGCGTTTTCCGAGTCCGTGTCCTTTGACCGGCTCCTGTACGCCGAGGATATCCGCGGCTCCCAGGCCCATGCCCGCATGCTGGCCAAACAAGGCTTCCTGACCGAGGACGAGGGCCGGACCCTGTGCGAGGGGCTGGACCGGGTCAAGGCCGAGATCGAGTCCGGCGAGTTCGTATGGAAGGCCGCCATGGAAGACGTGCACATGAACGTCGAGTCCCGGCTGACCGAACTCATCGGCCCGCTGGGCGGCAAGCTGCACACCGCGCGCAGCCGCAACGACCAGGTGGCCCTGGACTTCCGGCTGCACGTGGCCGCCCGCCTGGCCGGGTGGCAGGAGAAGCTGGCCGCCCTGATAACGGTCTACGTGGACCGGGCCGAGGAGCACAAGGACACCATGCTGCCCGGCTGCACCCATTTCCAGCCCGCCCAGCCCGTGACCCTGGGCCACCACCTGCTGGCCTACTGCCAGATGTTCAAGCGCGACCATGAGCGCGTGGCCGACGCCCTGAAGCGCGTCCGGGTCATGCCGCTCGGCGCGGCGGCCCTGGCCGGAACCACCCACCCGGTGAACCCCGCGCTGGTGGCCGAGGACCTGGGGCTGACCGAGACCTTCGCCAACTCCATGGACGCCGTCTCCGACCGCGACTTCGTGGTCGAGGCCGTGTTCGCGGGCTCCCTGATCATGGCCCACCTGTCGCGCATGTGCGAGGAGCTGATCATCTGGGCCAACCCGAATTTCGGGTACGTGAAGCTGCCCGACCAGTACTCCACGGGTTCCTCCATCATGCCCCAGAAGAAGAACCCCGACGCCTGCGAGATCATGCGCGGCAAGACCGGCAGGGTGGTCGGCTCCCTCATGGGGCTGCTCGTCCTGATCAAGGGGCTGCCCATGACCTACAACCGGGACATGCAGGAGGACAAGGAGCCGTTCTTCGACGCCGACCGCACGGTCTCCGCGTCGCTCGGCATCATGGCCGACATGCTCCGGCTCATGGAGTTCGTGCCCGAAAAGATGGCGCAGACCGTCAGGCGCGGCTTCCTCAACGCCACGGAGCTGGCCGACTACCTGGCCGCCAAGGGCGTGCCCTTCCGCGAGGCGCACCACATCACCGGCGCGGCCGTGGCCTATGCCGAAGGCAAGGGCGTGGGACTCGAGGACCTGGACCTGGCCGAGCTGAAGCGTTTCTCCGGCGAGATCGGCGAGGACGTCTACGCGGTACTCGACTATCACGCGGCCATCGAGCGGCGGATCACCCCCGGCGGCACCGGACCGGCGTCCGTGGCCGCGCAGATCGGGGCGTTGCGGGCGTGGCTCGGGTCCCTGTAG
- a CDS encoding argininosuccinate synthase, which translates to MQKIDKVVLAYSGGLDTSIILKWLKNNYDCDVICMTADLGQGEEMHGIEAKALKTGAVKAYVEDLREEFVRDYVFPMFRANALYEGRYLLGTAIARPLISKRMVEIAEMEGAQAVAHGATGKGNDQVRFELATMALNPRLKTIAPWREWELKSRTDLMNFAQENEIPIPVSRKKPWSIDANLLHTSFEGGELEDPWNAPGPDCYRNITPAEMCPNEPEEITIDFEAGDPIAINSVKYSPAALLAKLNELGGKHGIGRVDMVENRFVGMKSRGVYETPGGTILAAAHRDLEGLCMDREMMHLRDSLIPRYAEMVYYGYWFSPEREALQAMIDKSQEKVTGTVRLKLYKGNCVPLGRKSPFSLYNSELATFEEDYVYDQADAAGFIKLVGLRLKGRMQQSKWGGKESEDSCE; encoded by the coding sequence ATGCAGAAGATAGACAAGGTCGTGCTGGCCTACTCCGGCGGGCTGGACACCTCCATCATTCTCAAGTGGCTCAAGAACAACTACGACTGCGACGTGATCTGCATGACCGCGGATCTCGGCCAGGGCGAGGAGATGCACGGCATCGAGGCCAAGGCCCTCAAGACCGGCGCGGTCAAGGCCTACGTGGAGGACCTGCGCGAGGAGTTCGTCCGCGACTACGTCTTCCCCATGTTCCGGGCCAACGCCCTGTACGAGGGCCGCTACCTACTCGGCACGGCCATCGCCCGGCCGCTGATCTCCAAGCGCATGGTCGAGATCGCCGAGATGGAGGGCGCCCAGGCCGTGGCCCACGGCGCCACCGGCAAGGGCAACGACCAGGTCCGCTTCGAGCTGGCCACCATGGCCCTCAACCCCCGGCTCAAGACCATCGCCCCCTGGCGCGAGTGGGAGCTCAAGTCCCGCACCGACCTGATGAATTTCGCCCAGGAAAACGAGATTCCCATCCCGGTCAGCCGCAAGAAGCCGTGGTCCATTGACGCCAACCTGCTGCACACCTCCTTCGAGGGCGGCGAGCTGGAGGACCCGTGGAACGCGCCCGGTCCGGACTGCTACCGGAACATCACCCCGGCCGAGATGTGCCCCAACGAGCCCGAGGAGATCACCATCGACTTCGAGGCCGGTGATCCCATCGCCATCAACTCGGTCAAGTACTCCCCGGCGGCCCTGCTGGCCAAGCTCAACGAGCTGGGCGGCAAGCACGGCATCGGCCGGGTGGACATGGTCGAGAACCGCTTCGTGGGCATGAAGTCGCGCGGCGTGTACGAGACCCCCGGCGGGACCATCCTGGCCGCCGCCCACCGCGACCTGGAGGGGCTGTGCATGGATCGCGAGATGATGCACCTGCGCGATTCCCTCATTCCCAGGTACGCCGAGATGGTTTACTACGGGTATTGGTTCTCGCCCGAACGCGAGGCCCTGCAGGCCATGATCGACAAGTCCCAGGAGAAGGTCACCGGCACCGTGCGGCTCAAGCTGTACAAGGGCAACTGCGTGCCGCTGGGCCGCAAGTCCCCGTTCTCCCTCTACAACTCCGAACTGGCCACCTTCGAGGAAGACTACGTGTACGACCAGGCCGACGCCGCCGGGTTCATCAAGCTGGTGGGCTTGCGCCTGAAGGGCCGCATGCAGCAGTCCAAGTGGGGCGGGAAAGAGTCCGAAGACTCCTGCGAGTAA
- the argF gene encoding ornithine carbamoyltransferase: MPKHFLTILDIPKDEVRQVILRAKEMKDGKVRTDLLDGKTLLLIFEKASTRTRVSFEVGVRQLGGEPVFISARDSQLGRSEPIKDTARVLSRYADGIIMRTFGQEKLETLVDYGDIPVVNALTDEYHPCQVMADILTMYERTPDLDKVKVAWVGDGNNMAHSFINGAAAFGYELSLACPEGYAPDAAILDKAVNLGARITLTDDPKRAVDGADYVNTDVWASMGQEEEQKKREVAFAGYMVDEALMGLAAPGASFMHCLPAHRGEEVSEAVFESPASIVWDQAENRLHAQKAILEWIFK; encoded by the coding sequence AGGTCCGCACGGATCTTCTGGACGGCAAGACCCTGCTGCTGATTTTCGAGAAGGCCTCCACCCGGACCCGCGTCTCCTTCGAGGTGGGCGTGCGTCAGCTGGGCGGCGAGCCCGTGTTCATCTCCGCCCGCGACTCCCAGCTGGGCCGCAGCGAGCCGATCAAGGACACGGCCCGCGTCCTGTCGCGCTACGCCGACGGGATCATCATGCGCACCTTCGGCCAGGAAAAGCTTGAAACCCTGGTCGATTACGGCGACATCCCGGTGGTCAACGCCCTGACCGACGAATACCACCCGTGCCAGGTCATGGCCGACATCCTGACCATGTACGAGCGCACCCCGGACCTGGACAAGGTCAAGGTGGCCTGGGTGGGCGACGGCAACAACATGGCCCACTCCTTCATCAACGGTGCGGCCGCCTTCGGCTACGAACTTTCCCTGGCCTGCCCCGAGGGGTACGCCCCGGACGCGGCCATCCTGGACAAGGCCGTGAACCTCGGCGCCAGGATCACCCTGACCGACGACCCGAAGCGGGCCGTGGACGGGGCGGACTACGTCAACACCGACGTCTGGGCCTCCATGGGCCAGGAAGAGGAGCAGAAGAAGCGCGAGGTCGCGTTCGCCGGGTACATGGTGGACGAGGCTCTCATGGGCCTGGCCGCGCCGGGCGCCTCCTTCATGCATTGCCTGCCCGCCCATCGCGGCGAGGAGGTCTCCGAGGCGGTCTTCGAGTCCCCGGCCTCCATCGTCTGGGACCAGGCCGAGAACCGGCTCCACGCGCAAAAGGCGATCCTTGAGTGGATCTTTAAATAA